In a genomic window of Aggregatimonas sangjinii:
- the gdhA gene encoding NADP-specific glutamate dehydrogenase, whose amino-acid sequence MEAKINAFMDEVRTRNGHEPEFIQAVQEVAETVIPYIAKHKIYNGKNILLRMVEPERLLSFRVAWIDDDGEIHVNRGYRIQMNSAIGPYKGGLRFHPSVNASILKFLAFEQVFKNSLTTLPMGGGKGGSDFDPKGKSDDEVMRFCHAFMIELCRHIGPNTDVPAGDIGVGAREIGFLFGMYKKIRNEFTGVLTGKGLSWGGSKIRPEATGYGTVYFAQNMLQTKNEDFEGKTVVISGSGNVAQYAAEKVIRLGGKVVTLSDSGGYIYDADGIDEDKLAFVMDLKNNKRGRISEYTDKYTSAKFHKGKTPWDVKCDIALPCATQNELHEEDAKNLLDNGCMCVAEGANMPCTAEAVHLFHKKKILFAPGKASNAGGVATSGLEMSQNSLRISWTREEVDERLKGIMEDIHDSCIEYGKEKDGYCNYVKGANIAGFVKVADAMLAQGVI is encoded by the coding sequence ATGGAAGCAAAAATAAATGCGTTTATGGATGAGGTCAGGACCAGAAATGGTCACGAACCTGAATTTATACAAGCGGTACAAGAAGTGGCTGAGACGGTTATCCCGTATATCGCCAAACACAAAATCTACAATGGCAAGAACATACTTTTGCGTATGGTGGAGCCGGAGAGATTACTTTCTTTTCGTGTCGCATGGATCGATGATGATGGTGAGATTCATGTAAATCGGGGCTATCGTATTCAAATGAACTCCGCAATTGGTCCGTACAAAGGCGGGCTGCGTTTTCATCCTTCGGTAAATGCCAGTATTCTAAAATTCTTGGCGTTCGAACAAGTGTTTAAAAATAGCTTGACAACCCTACCGATGGGCGGGGGAAAGGGAGGCTCGGATTTTGACCCCAAAGGAAAATCCGATGATGAGGTAATGCGTTTTTGTCATGCATTTATGATCGAACTATGCCGGCATATCGGCCCGAATACCGATGTACCCGCTGGGGATATAGGTGTGGGAGCGCGCGAAATCGGCTTTCTTTTCGGAATGTATAAAAAAATACGCAACGAGTTTACCGGTGTATTGACCGGGAAGGGACTCTCGTGGGGCGGATCCAAAATACGTCCGGAAGCAACGGGTTACGGAACCGTATATTTCGCGCAGAACATGTTACAAACCAAGAACGAGGATTTCGAAGGAAAGACTGTCGTTATCTCCGGTTCGGGAAATGTGGCTCAGTATGCTGCCGAGAAGGTCATACGTTTAGGAGGAAAAGTAGTTACCCTTTCCGATTCAGGAGGATATATTTATGATGCCGATGGCATAGATGAAGACAAATTGGCCTTCGTTATGGATTTGAAGAATAACAAACGAGGTAGAATATCGGAATATACAGATAAGTATACATCTGCCAAATTCCATAAAGGAAAAACACCATGGGATGTGAAATGTGATATCGCCCTGCCCTGTGCCACACAAAACGAATTGCATGAGGAAGACGCCAAAAACCTTTTGGATAACGGTTGTATGTGTGTTGCGGAGGGTGCCAACATGCCCTGCACCGCAGAAGCGGTACATCTATTTCATAAAAAGAAGATTCTCTTCGCTCCTGGGAAAGCCTCCAATGCCGGTGGCGTTGCCACTTCCGGTTTGGAAATGTCCCAAAACTCTTTAAGAATCAGCTGGACACGCGAGGAGGTAGACGAACGTCTAAAAGGGATTATGGAAGATATTCACGATTCCTGTATCGAATACGGTAAGGAGAAAGACGGGTACTGCAATTACGTTAAAGGTGCCAACATCGCCGGTTTCGTAAAAGTAGCCGATGCCATGCTTGCGCAAGGGGTGATTTAA
- a CDS encoding TonB-dependent receptor, which yields MKFLVSEFMMRKICFGVIMLFFQLISAQEITVRDAENQEPILNVAVYNLDKSKTVITDFDGKCNLSIFDRNERIFFKHISYQARRSTKAQILKQKGNIYLVLKAEQLDEVVMSVSKWEQQKKDIPQKIVSIDAREIAFANPQTSADVLQSSGKVFVQKSQLGGGSPMIRGFSTNRLLLAVDGVRMNNAIFRGGNLQNVISIDPFTIKNTEIIFGPGSVIYGSDAMGGVMNFYTQKPMFADVDSLVLTGNANYRFSSANTENTAHVDFNIGKKKWAFLTSLTYNDFGDLKMGRHGPESYLRNTYTQRINGEDVLLTNPNPEKQLPTGYDQINLMQKIAYKPNNNWLFHFNTHYSQTSDYSRYDRLIRPNSAGDGLRSAVWNYGPQKWLLTNFQLYKKGKGKFYDGLKVTTAYQHFEESRNDRNFGETTLFSTKEKVDAISTNVDFENKKIGNLRLYYGGEYVFNKVGSEGTQTNIETNSIARAASRYPDGSTWQTVAGYLSGEYKVRPNTTLLTGLRYSHVWIDALFDKTFYPFPFDNADLNNGALTGSLGISWFPKADLQITANGSTGFRSPNIDDIGKLFDSEPGAVVVPNADLEPEYAYNAEFGVRKNFNDKLVFKGAAFYTYLVDALVRRDFLFNGQSEITYNGEPSTVQAIQNAAKAYVYGLEFSLEAFLTDNITITSNLTLTEGVEEEDDGTDSPGRHVAPTFADLHFIWKNQKLQTDLFLNYNGEIAFDDLAVSERSKAFIYASDTNGNPYSPSWYTLNLRTQYNISNAFKATLSLENMTNQRYRTYSSGIVAPGTNLILGMGYHF from the coding sequence ATGAAGTTTTTAGTTAGTGAATTCATGATGCGCAAGATTTGTTTCGGTGTGATTATGCTGTTTTTTCAGCTGATTTCCGCCCAGGAAATCACGGTACGCGATGCCGAAAATCAGGAACCCATTCTCAACGTTGCGGTCTACAACCTTGATAAATCTAAAACAGTAATTACCGATTTTGATGGAAAATGCAATCTTTCCATTTTTGACAGAAACGAGCGCATCTTCTTTAAACATATTTCCTATCAGGCTAGAAGAAGTACTAAGGCACAAATCCTAAAACAGAAGGGCAATATATATCTTGTGCTTAAAGCCGAGCAGTTAGACGAGGTGGTAATGTCGGTGTCAAAATGGGAACAACAGAAGAAAGACATTCCTCAGAAAATAGTTTCCATCGATGCGCGCGAGATCGCTTTTGCCAATCCGCAGACCTCGGCCGATGTATTGCAAAGCAGCGGTAAGGTTTTTGTTCAAAAAAGTCAATTGGGCGGTGGAAGCCCTATGATTAGGGGTTTTTCAACCAATAGACTGCTATTGGCAGTAGATGGCGTACGCATGAACAATGCCATCTTTAGGGGCGGGAATCTGCAAAATGTTATCTCTATCGACCCATTTACGATAAAAAATACCGAGATTATCTTCGGTCCGGGATCTGTAATCTACGGAAGCGATGCGATGGGAGGGGTCATGAACTTTTATACGCAAAAGCCCATGTTTGCAGATGTCGATAGTCTCGTGCTGACCGGTAATGCCAACTATAGGTTCTCAAGCGCCAATACTGAAAATACAGCGCACGTCGATTTTAATATCGGTAAGAAAAAATGGGCCTTTTTAACCAGCCTTACCTATAATGATTTTGGGGATTTAAAGATGGGTAGACATGGCCCGGAATCGTATTTGCGAAATACCTACACGCAACGTATTAACGGTGAAGACGTACTGTTGACCAACCCAAATCCGGAGAAGCAGCTTCCCACAGGCTATGATCAGATCAACCTGATGCAAAAAATCGCCTATAAACCGAACAACAACTGGCTTTTCCATTTCAATACACATTATTCACAAACATCGGATTACTCGAGGTACGATCGTTTGATACGCCCCAATAGTGCCGGTGATGGATTACGTTCGGCTGTATGGAATTACGGTCCCCAAAAATGGCTATTGACCAATTTTCAGCTGTATAAAAAAGGAAAGGGTAAGTTCTATGATGGTTTGAAAGTAACGACAGCCTACCAACATTTTGAGGAAAGTAGAAACGACCGTAATTTTGGGGAAACAACACTGTTTTCTACGAAGGAGAAGGTAGACGCGATTTCTACGAACGTCGACTTTGAGAACAAGAAAATAGGGAACCTCAGATTGTACTATGGGGGTGAGTATGTGTTTAACAAAGTTGGCTCCGAAGGTACCCAAACGAATATCGAAACCAATAGTATCGCAAGGGCTGCGTCGCGCTATCCCGATGGTTCGACATGGCAGACCGTAGCAGGATATCTTAGCGGTGAGTACAAGGTACGCCCCAATACTACATTGCTGACAGGCCTTCGCTACAGTCATGTGTGGATCGATGCCCTTTTCGACAAGACCTTCTATCCCTTTCCTTTTGATAATGCCGATTTGAATAATGGTGCCCTGACAGGAAGCCTGGGCATCAGTTGGTTTCCAAAAGCCGATCTTCAGATAACCGCCAATGGCTCAACCGGTTTTCGCTCGCCGAATATTGATGACATTGGTAAATTATTCGACTCGGAACCAGGTGCGGTGGTTGTCCCGAATGCCGATTTGGAACCGGAATATGCCTACAACGCGGAATTTGGGGTGCGCAAGAACTTCAACGATAAGCTGGTCTTTAAAGGAGCCGCTTTCTACACATATTTAGTAGATGCGCTGGTGCGTAGGGATTTTCTCTTTAACGGTCAATCCGAAATTACGTATAATGGTGAGCCGAGCACGGTACAGGCTATTCAAAATGCGGCCAAGGCGTACGTGTATGGCCTTGAATTTAGCTTAGAGGCTTTTCTAACCGACAATATCACCATAACATCGAACCTAACGCTTACCGAAGGTGTCGAAGAGGAAGACGACGGTACCGATTCTCCCGGAAGGCATGTCGCTCCGACCTTTGCGGACCTTCATTTTATCTGGAAGAACCAAAAACTTCAAACCGATTTGTTTCTCAATTACAATGGGGAAATAGCGTTTGACGATTTGGCGGTATCGGAACGAAGCAAGGCCTTTATCTATGCGAGCGATACCAACGGTAATCCCTATTCGCCATCGTGGTATACACTGAATCTTCGTACGCAGTACAATATATCGAACGCTTTTAAAGCGACCTTGAGTTTGGAAAATATGACCAACCAACGGTATCGAACGTATTCATCGGGAATCGTAGCTCCCGGAACCAATTTAATTCTCGGTATGGGATATCATTTTTAG
- a CDS encoding cystathionine gamma-synthase, which translates to MDDKKLKFNSKTIHGGQQPDAAYGAVMPPIYQTSTYAQSTPGSHKGYEYSRSANPTRTALEKSLASIENGTYGLAFASGLAAIDAIIKLLNPGDEVLSTNDLYGGSYRLFRQVFEKFGIKFTFIGMQDAEKIEGYISDKTRLIWVETPTNPMMNIIDIEAVSVIARKHKILLAVDNTFATPYLQTPLDLGADIVMHSATKYLGGHSDVVVGALVVKDKELATRLYFIQNASGAVCGPMDSFLVLRGIKTLHVRMQRHCENGKAIAEYLAQHPKIEKVYWPGFKDQANHDIAKHQMNDFGGMISFVPKGGSYEDAINIAEKLRVFTLAESLGGVESLVGHPASMTHASIPKEEREKSGVVDALIRLSVGIEDEADLIADLEQALV; encoded by the coding sequence ATGGATGATAAAAAGTTAAAATTCAATAGTAAGACCATTCACGGAGGTCAGCAACCGGATGCTGCATACGGCGCGGTCATGCCTCCGATATATCAAACCTCTACCTACGCACAGTCGACTCCCGGGAGCCATAAAGGATATGAATACTCACGTTCGGCGAACCCCACTCGAACCGCTTTGGAAAAAAGTTTGGCAAGTATCGAAAACGGTACGTACGGCTTGGCTTTTGCAAGTGGTTTGGCCGCCATTGATGCCATTATAAAATTATTGAACCCCGGCGATGAGGTGCTTTCCACCAACGACCTGTACGGCGGTAGCTATAGATTGTTCAGACAGGTTTTCGAAAAATTTGGGATCAAGTTTACCTTTATCGGGATGCAGGATGCCGAAAAAATCGAGGGATACATAAGCGATAAAACGCGATTGATTTGGGTGGAGACCCCTACCAATCCCATGATGAACATTATCGATATCGAAGCCGTTTCGGTAATTGCAAGGAAACACAAGATACTACTAGCGGTTGACAATACCTTTGCAACCCCTTACTTGCAAACACCCCTGGATTTGGGTGCCGATATCGTAATGCATTCGGCCACCAAATATTTAGGGGGCCATAGCGATGTTGTGGTGGGTGCCTTAGTTGTTAAAGACAAAGAATTGGCCACTAGGCTGTATTTTATTCAAAATGCCAGTGGTGCCGTTTGTGGGCCTATGGACAGTTTTTTGGTATTGCGGGGAATTAAGACACTACATGTACGAATGCAACGCCATTGCGAAAACGGGAAGGCGATTGCCGAATATCTAGCACAACATCCAAAGATAGAAAAGGTGTATTGGCCCGGTTTCAAAGACCAAGCGAACCACGATATCGCCAAACATCAAATGAACGATTTTGGGGGAATGATTTCTTTCGTTCCCAAAGGGGGTAGTTATGAGGATGCCATCAACATTGCGGAAAAATTGCGCGTGTTTACCTTGGCCGAATCGCTCGGGGGAGTAGAGAGCTTGGTGGGCCACCCCGCTAGTATGACCCATGCAAGTATTCCGAAGGAGGAACGGGAAAAAAGCGGGGTTGTAGATGCATTGATCCGCTTAAGCGTGGGCATAGAAGACGAAGCCGACCTGATTGCCGATTTGGAACAGGCCCTTGTTTAG
- a CDS encoding DinB family protein produces MHYPFEVTLQNRKILYKILENTPKEELLRIPDGYRNNIWWNIAHTVVTQQILVYKFSGLQMRVPQELVDKFMKGTVPDGTATDDEMKQVSAFLFSTLEWTREDYDTDLFKDYNEYTTSNNVTLKSIDDAITFNIFHEGLHLGAILALQKALKN; encoded by the coding sequence ATGCACTACCCCTTCGAAGTGACCCTGCAAAACCGTAAAATACTGTACAAAATCCTTGAGAATACACCCAAAGAGGAATTATTGAGGATTCCGGATGGTTATCGGAACAACATTTGGTGGAATATCGCCCATACCGTAGTTACACAACAGATTTTGGTGTATAAGTTTAGCGGATTGCAAATGCGGGTACCACAGGAATTAGTAGATAAGTTTATGAAAGGCACCGTTCCCGATGGTACCGCCACCGATGACGAAATGAAACAAGTAAGCGCATTCCTGTTCTCGACCCTGGAGTGGACGCGCGAAGATTATGACACAGATCTGTTCAAAGACTACAATGAATATACGACCAGTAACAATGTTACGCTCAAAAGTATCGATGACGCCATTACCTTTAATATATTTCACGAGGGACTGCACCTTGGTGCCATCCTAGCTTTGCAAAAAGCACTGAAAAACTAA
- the recO gene encoding DNA repair protein RecO: protein MQVTTKAIILSSLKYGDTSLIVKAFTASDGLKSYLLKGILASKKGKLKTALFQPLTQLELVANHRNKGTLESIRDAKLSHHYQTLHTDIGKNALTMFLAEILSNSIHEEEPNHELFDFLEASLQWLDVHEKVSNFHIYFLLRLTKYLGFFPDTSAIDATCFDLLEGEFTNTPSLNPILIDKNLTLFKTFLGINFDALETVRMSKTERHDLLKSLILYFELHLQGFRKPKSLAILNEVFS, encoded by the coding sequence ATGCAAGTAACCACAAAAGCCATTATCCTGTCTTCTTTGAAATATGGCGATACCAGCTTGATTGTGAAGGCTTTTACGGCATCCGATGGACTAAAAAGTTACCTGCTGAAAGGTATTTTGGCATCAAAAAAAGGGAAACTGAAGACAGCATTGTTTCAACCTCTCACCCAACTGGAACTTGTGGCAAATCACCGGAACAAAGGCACCTTGGAAAGTATTCGCGACGCAAAGCTGAGCCATCACTATCAAACCCTGCATACCGATATCGGTAAAAATGCCTTGACCATGTTTCTAGCCGAAATCCTGAGCAATAGCATTCATGAGGAAGAGCCCAATCACGAACTTTTTGATTTTTTAGAAGCCTCGTTGCAGTGGTTGGATGTACATGAAAAAGTATCGAACTTTCACATTTATTTTTTGTTACGGTTGACCAAATATTTGGGATTCTTTCCTGATACTAGCGCTATCGATGCTACCTGTTTTGATCTTCTCGAAGGCGAGTTTACCAACACCCCATCGCTCAATCCGATTCTTATCGACAAGAACTTAACCCTTTTCAAAACCTTTTTGGGCATAAATTTTGATGCATTGGAAACCGTAAGGATGAGTAAGACCGAACGGCACGACCTTTTAAAATCCCTTATTCTATATTTTGAATTACATTTGCAGGGATTTCGAAAACCCAAATCCCTTGCCATTTTAAATGAAGTTTTTAGTTAG
- a CDS encoding DUF3298 and DUF4163 domain-containing protein, whose translation MKSQLIRLLLLLLVVGCSHTDKLTFEKIKIKEQAKLPNGELCADCPQVTITIPKAVENSKIATTIDTALEEEIISLLLFDDELTVNNLNDAIQSFNNGYQEMKTMFEDESPGWEAKVDGDLIYEDDTFLTIALNSYVFTGGAHGYTSKRFLNFDKTKGTELENWELFESNEKFEAFAEAKFREQEAIPIDKSINYTGLMFERDSFYLPENIGFTQEGVQLLYNPYEVASYADGPIILTLPFKEVAPFLMAKEKS comes from the coding sequence ATGAAATCCCAGCTAATCCGCTTATTGCTCCTTTTACTAGTTGTTGGTTGCTCCCACACCGACAAACTTACGTTCGAAAAAATTAAAATAAAGGAACAAGCTAAATTGCCGAATGGAGAACTGTGCGCAGATTGCCCACAAGTAACGATAACCATACCTAAGGCGGTCGAGAACTCTAAAATCGCCACGACCATCGATACCGCCCTAGAAGAGGAAATAATCTCCTTGTTACTTTTTGATGACGAACTTACCGTCAACAATTTGAATGATGCCATCCAATCGTTTAACAATGGCTATCAAGAAATGAAGACCATGTTCGAAGACGAATCCCCTGGCTGGGAAGCGAAAGTAGATGGAGACCTCATCTACGAAGACGATACCTTTCTTACCATAGCATTGAATTCTTACGTTTTTACAGGCGGGGCACATGGATACACCTCCAAACGATTTTTAAACTTTGACAAGACCAAGGGAACCGAATTGGAGAATTGGGAACTCTTCGAAAGCAACGAAAAATTTGAAGCGTTCGCCGAGGCAAAATTTCGGGAACAGGAAGCCATTCCTATCGACAAGTCTATCAACTATACCGGCCTTATGTTCGAAAGGGATAGTTTTTACCTTCCGGAAAATATCGGGTTTACCCAAGAAGGAGTGCAGCTACTGTACAATCCGTATGAAGTGGCATCCTACGCCGATGGCCCTATCATATTAACGCTTCCTTTTAAAGAGGTGGCACCCTTTCTTATGGCAAAGGAAAAGTCCTGA
- a CDS encoding DUF4175 domain-containing protein has protein sequence MKKVFLSTLMMLALAISFTSCKDAADKAKEGMEDAADATGEAMDEAGDAAGEAMDEASDAISDMTDGVPSFENPAVTEYVEAYDSYIEEYKAAAESKDMTAISNLGTKGQELATKSQEIMSGLSASDASKLTEYMTAKAKEMQEISKKMME, from the coding sequence ATGAAAAAAGTATTTTTAAGTACCCTTATGATGTTGGCTTTAGCCATTTCGTTTACTTCTTGTAAGGATGCTGCCGACAAAGCCAAAGAAGGAATGGAAGATGCAGCCGATGCTACCGGTGAGGCTATGGATGAAGCCGGAGATGCCGCTGGTGAAGCTATGGATGAGGCAAGCGACGCTATTTCGGATATGACCGACGGAGTTCCAAGTTTTGAGAACCCTGCCGTTACCGAATATGTAGAAGCTTATGATTCCTATATCGAAGAGTACAAAGCTGCTGCCGAGAGTAAAGACATGACCGCAATTTCAAACCTAGGTACCAAAGGTCAGGAACTTGCAACCAAGTCTCAGGAAATCATGAGTGGCCTTTCCGCTAGTGATGCCTCTAAGTTAACAGAGTACATGACAGCGAAAGCAAAAGAAATGCAGGAGATTTCCAAAAAAATGATGGAATAA